The Opisthocomus hoazin isolate bOpiHoa1 chromosome 30, bOpiHoa1.hap1, whole genome shotgun sequence genome has a window encoding:
- the DENND4B gene encoding DENN domain-containing protein 4B isoform X1, producing the protein MSDEKPPQLVDYFVVAGLTDASRPLEEETQQHRPARPSEPITDVAVIIRSQGEEVPHGFTCIETTTSGHPVDLNAGLLNNPQMFICYKRGRDKPPLIELGVHYEGKDRPKPGYKILDTTPYSRSANLNSGGPGHQRTFLTYRRAAEPHGHNTLGVTDICLVMPSKGESPPHTFCRVDKNLNTSMWGPALFLCYKIAMAKANTLVYEAGLLGRYPEQDSESFPLPESVPVFCLPMGATIESWPADTKYPLPVFSTFVLTGASGDKVYGAAIQFHEAFPRERLSEKQSLRLGLLSVVDRRPVAGRSLQTRKSICVLSHWPFFDVFRKFLMFIYRYSISGPHVLPLETHISHFMHNVPFPSPQRPRILVQMSPYDNLLLCRPVSSPLPLSGASFLTLLQNLGPDNAVALLVAVLTEQKLLIHSLRPDVLTSVGEALVAMIFPLRWQCPYIPLCPLALADVLCAPVPFIVGIHSSYFDLYEPPHDVIFVDLDTNTIFQSEERKLLSPRSLPRRPCKVLLASLHSLSQQLDEMYSGPGEDASLELLLSDAAAARGRRAQLELEARAAFLRFMACALRGYRSFLRPIALAPAPAGRDAGSLFALQGFLKSRERAYHRFYGQLLRTQLFTQFIEDCSFASDRDPCLEFFDTCVDKVGPAGSTPRPCACPPRPVTPTPPPQVQAELEKPEDAPLMELDDPRGGEHTVFITPPEQPAGPDGAELPARYRYDGFPTLRPELLEPPRDPLVAQLCQARSSAPSSPAPRRTKQEMKVAQRVAQKYSSVPDMWAKCLLGHCYGLWFLYLPTHVRAAPAKLRALQLAYDVLRKMEAHKVVLPDEVCYRILMQLCGQYGEPVLSVRVLLEMKRAGIVPNTVTYGYYNKAVLESKWPAGTQSGRLRWAKLRNVVLGAAQFRQPLRQRERRAAAAAPPDGRAPPPPRPSLQRQTTWAGRSLRDPPPAPRLVKSGSLSFPGSTHGEGGRGGLGEPPTIRPPPLPAALDPLPPRLRGPPGSADGSLSDVSFATDESDRADEGPAAGTPRRGLAAKLQQLLSPGKRPSLRPAASAELPTGPRDAAARPRRGSEQRDGEPPPRRSPAETLLRPRERPESTASESSVSLGSELDLSDTSVGSAGVPKSSEPPADGAAGQEPPAVEVLLSSCSRCQGCGALVYDEEVMAGWTSDDSNLNTTCPFCGRSFVPFLSIEIQDFQLPPSSAEDGSLPPPAAQGPVLSDRRRCLALDEAEPELCNGCADAAVPRRSERVAFAYLSPLVLRKELESLVENEGGELLAQAELVDSHPIIYWNLVWYFQRLGLPSNLPRLLLGSRHVASAPQAQPPDSPRVRVRLLWDVLAPEPDGCPPLYVLWRLHSHVPTRLRSWRPHGHPFSLAFLEAVLSHVGLSEVHKAIALFLETLAGPGGPQHLQRSIYREILFLTLAALGRDHMDIAAFDKKYKSAYAKLAGSLGKEELRRRRAQPPSSKALDCRKSFGATLEC; encoded by the exons ATGTCGGACGAGAAGCCCCCGCAGCTGGTGGACTACTTCGTGGTGGCCGGCCTGACGGACGCCTCGCGGCCGCTGGAGgaggaaacccagcagcaccgccCGGCGCGCCCCAGCGAGCCCATCACCGACGTGGCCGTCATCATCCGCTCGCAGGGCGAGGAGGTGCCCCACGGCTTCACCTGCATCGAGACCACCACCTCGGGCCACCCCGTCGACCTCAACGCCGGGCTGCTCAACAACCCCCAGATGTTCATCTGCTACAAGCGGGGCCGGGACAAGCCCCCCCTCATCGAGCTGGG GGTGCACTACGAGGGCAAGGACCGCCCGAAGCCGGGCTATAAGATCCTGGACACGACGCCCTACAGCCGCTCGGCCAACCTCAATTCGGGGGGGCCGGGACACCAACGCACCTTCCTGACGTACCGGCGGGCGGCCGAGCCCCACGGCCACAACACGCTGGGGGTCACCGACATCTGCCTCGTCATGCCCAGCAAGGGCGAGAGCCCGCCCCACACCTTCTGCCGGGTGGACAAGAACCTCAACACCAGCATG TGGGGCCCTGCGCTGTTCCTGTGCTACAAGATTGCCATGGCCAAGGCCAACACGCTGGTCTACGAAGCAG gGCTGCTGGGACGCTACCCCGAGCAGGACAGCGAGTCCTTCCCCCTGCCCGAGTCGGTGCCCGTCTTCTGCCTGCCCATGGGGGCCACCATCGAGAGCTGGCCGGCCGACACCAAGTACCCGCTGCCCGTCTTCTCCACCTTCGTGCTGACCGGCGCCTCGGGCGACAAG GTGTACGGCGCAGCCATCCAGTTCCACGAGGCGTTTCCCCGGGAGCGGCTGTCGGAGAAGCAGAGCCTGCGGCTGGGGCTGCTGAGCGTGGTGGACCGACGGCCCGTGGCCGGCCGCTCGCTGCAGACCCGCAAGAGCATCTGCGTCCTCTCCCACTGGCCCTTCTTCGACGTCTTCCGCAAGTTCCTGATGTTCATCTACCGCTACTCCATCTCGGGGCCCCACGTGCTGCCCCTGGAGAC GCACATCTCGCACTTCATGCACAACGTCCCCTTCCCGTCCCCGCAGCGGCCGCGCATCCTGGTGCAG ATGTCCCCGTACGACAACCTGCTGCTCTGCCGGCCCGTGTCCTCCCCGCTGCCGCTCAG CGGCGCCAGCTTCCTGACGCTGCTGCAGAACCTGGGCCCCGACAACGCGGTGGCCCTGCTGGTGGCCGTGCTGACCGAGCAGAAGCTGCTCATCCACTCCCTGCGCCCCGACGTCCTGACCAGCGTGGGCGAAGCCCTGGTGGCG ATGATCTTCCCCCTGCGCTGGCAGTGCCCCTACATCCCGCTGTGCCCGCTGGCGCTGGCTGACGTGCTGTGTGCCCCCGTGCCCTTCATTGTAGGCATCCACTCCAGCTACTTCGACCTCTACGAGCCCCCCCACGACGTCATCTTCGTCGACCTGGACACCAACACCATCTTCCA aagCGAGGAACGCAAGCTGCTGTCCCCGCGCTCCCTGCCCCGCCGGCCCTGCAAGGTGCTGCTGGCCTCGCTGCAcagcctctcccagcagctggACGAGA TGTACAGCGGGCCGGGGGAGGACGCgtcgctggagctgctgctgagcgacgcggcggcggcgcggggtcggcgggcgcagctggagctggaggcgCGGGCGGCCTTCCTGCGGTTCATGGCCTGCGCGCTGCGGGGTTACCGCTCCTTCCTGCGCCCCATCGCCCTggcgcccgccccggccggccgcGACGCCGGCAGCCTCTTCGCCCTGCAGG GGTTCCTCAAGTCCCGGGAGCGGGCGTACCACCGGTTTTACGGGCAGCTGCTGCGCACCCAGCTCTTCACCCAGTTCATCGAGGACTGCTCCTTCGCCAGCGACCGCGACCCCTGCCTGGAGTTTTTCGACACCTGCGTGGATAAGGTGGGTCCTGCCGGCTCCACGCCGCGTCCCTGTGCGTGTCCCCCCCGTCCGGTGACCCCCACgccccctccccaggtgcaggcgGAGCTGGAGAAGCCAGAGGACGCCCCGCTGATGGAGCTGGACgacccccgcggcggggagcACACCGTCTTCATCACCCCCCCCGAGCAGCCGGCGGGGCCTGATGGCGCCGAGCTGCCAGCGCGGTACCG ctACGACGGGTTCCCCACCCTGCGCCCcgagctgctggagcccccccgGGACCCGCTGGTGGCCCAGCTGTGCCAGGCCAGGAGCAGCGCGCCCAGCAGCCCGGCGCCGCGCCGGACCAAGCAG GAGATGAAGGTGGCCCAGCGCGTGGCCCAGAAGTACTCCTCGGTGCCCGACATGTGGGCCAAGTGCCTGCTGGGGCACTGCTATGGGCTCTGGTTCCTCTACCTGCCCACCCAcgtccgcgccgccccggccAAGCTGCGGGCGCTCCAGCTGGCCTACGACGTCCTGCGCAAGATGGAGGCTCACAAAGTGGTGCTGCCGGACGAG gtctgcTACCGCATCCTGATGCAGCTCTGCGGGCAGTACGGGGAGCCGGTGCTCTCGGTGCGGGTGCTGCTGGAGATGAAGCGCGCCGGCATCGTGCCCAACACCGTCACCTACGGCTACTACAACAAg GCGGTGCTGGAGAGCAAATGGCCGGCGGGCACCCAGAGCGGGCGCCTGCGCTGGGCCAAGCTCCGCAacgtggtgctgggggctgcccagtTTCGGCAGCCCCTGCGGCAGCGGGaacgccgcgccgccgccgccgcccccccag AtggccgagcccccccgccgccccgtcccagCCTGCAGCGGCAGACGACCTGGGCCGGGCGCAGcctgcgggacccccccccggccccccggctgGTGAAGAGCGGCAGCCTCAGCTTCCCCGGCAGCACCCACGGtgaggggggccggggcgggctgggGGAGCCCCCCACGATCCGCCCCccacctctccccgcagccctggaCCCGCTGCCCCCCCGGCTGCGGGGTCCCCCCGGCTCGGCCGACGGGAGCCTGTCGGACGTCAGCTTCGCCACGGACGAGAGCGACCGGGCGGAcgaggggccggcggcgggcacgccgcggcgggggctggctgccaagctgcagcagctcttgTCCCCGGGCAAGCGGCCCTCGCTCCGGCCGGCCGCCAGCGCCGAGCTCCCCACCGGCCCCCGGgacgccgctgcccgcccgcgccGGGGGTCCGAGCAGCGGGACGgggagcccccgccgcgccgcagccccgccgagACCCTGCTGCGCCCACGGGAACGCCCCGAATCCACCGCCTCCGAG AGCTCGGTCTCGCTGGGCAGCGAGCTGGACCTGTCGGACACATCGGTGGGCAGCGCCGGCGTCCCCAAGTCCTCCGAGCCGCCGGCCGACGGGGCAGCCGGGCAGGAGCCGCCCGCCGTGGAG GTCCTGCTGTCCAGCTGCTCACGGTGCCAGGGCTGTGGCGCGCTGGTCTACGACGAGGAGGTGATGGCCGGCTGGACCTCCGATGACTCCAACCTCAACACCACCTGCCCCTTCTGCGGCCGCTCCTTCGTCCCCTTCCTCAGCATCGAGATCCAGGACTTCCAGCTGCCCCCCAG CTCCGCCGAGGAcggctccctccctcctcccgccgcgcAGGGACCGGTGCTCAGCGACCGCCGCCGCTGCCTGGCCCTGGATGAGGCCGAGCCCGAGCTCTGCAACGGCTGCGCGGACGCGGCG GTCCCACGGCGGTCGGAACGGGTGGCTTTCGCCTACTTGAGCCCTTTGGTGCTGCGGAAAGAGCTGGAAAGTTTGGTGGAGAACGAAGGCGGGGAGCTGCTGGCGCAGGCGGAGCTGGTGGACAGCCACCCCATCATCTACTGGAACCTCGTCTGGTACTTCCAGCgcctggggctgcccagcaaCCTGCCCCGCCTGCTGCTGGGCTCCCGGCACGTCGCCTCGGCCCCACAG GCGCAGCCCCCCGACTCCCCGCGCGTGCGCGTGCGGCTGCTCTGGGACGTGCTGGCCCCCGAGCCCGATGGCTGCCCCCCGCTTTACGTCCTCTGGCGGCTTCACA GTCACGTCCCCACCCGGCTGCGGTCCTGGCGGCCCCACGGCCACCCCTTCTCGCTGGCCTTCCTCGAGGCCGTGCTGAGCCACGTCGGGCTGAGCGAGGTGCACAAAGCCATCGCCCTCTTCCTCGAGACGCTGGCGGGCCCGGGCGGCCCCCAGCACCTGCAGAG GAGCATCTACCGGGAAATCCTCTTCCTCACGCTGGCAGCGCTGGGCAGGGACCACATGGACATCG CCGCCTTCGACAAGAAGTACAAGTCGGCCTACGCCAAGCTGGCGGGGAGCCTGGGCAAGGAggagctgcggcggcggcgggcgcagccccccagctccaaAGCCCTCGACTGCCGCAAGAGCTTCGGGGCCACCCTCGAGTGCTAg
- the DENND4B gene encoding DENN domain-containing protein 4B isoform X2, producing MSDEKPPQLVDYFVVAGLTDASRPLEEETQQHRPARPSEPITDVAVIIRSQGEEVPHGFTCIETTTSGHPVDLNAGLLNNPQMFICYKRGRDKPPLIELGVHYEGKDRPKPGYKILDTTPYSRSANLNSGGPGHQRTFLTYRRAAEPHGHNTLGVTDICLVMPSKGESPPHTFCRVDKNLNTSMWGPALFLCYKIAMAKANTLVYEAGLLGRYPEQDSESFPLPESVPVFCLPMGATIESWPADTKYPLPVFSTFVLTGASGDKVYGAAIQFHEAFPRERLSEKQSLRLGLLSVVDRRPVAGRSLQTRKSICVLSHWPFFDVFRKFLMFIYRYSISGPHVLPLETHISHFMHNVPFPSPQRPRILVQMSPYDNLLLCRPVSSPLPLSGASFLTLLQNLGPDNAVALLVAVLTEQKLLIHSLRPDVLTSVGEALVAMIFPLRWQCPYIPLCPLALADVLCAPVPFIVGIHSSYFDLYEPPHDVIFVDLDTNTIFQSEERKLLSPRSLPRRPCKVLLASLHSLSQQLDEMYSGPGEDASLELLLSDAAAARGRRAQLELEARAAFLRFMACALRGYRSFLRPIALAPAPAGRDAGSLFALQGFLKSRERAYHRFYGQLLRTQLFTQFIEDCSFASDRDPCLEFFDTCVDKVQAELEKPEDAPLMELDDPRGGEHTVFITPPEQPAGPDGAELPARYRYDGFPTLRPELLEPPRDPLVAQLCQARSSAPSSPAPRRTKQEMKVAQRVAQKYSSVPDMWAKCLLGHCYGLWFLYLPTHVRAAPAKLRALQLAYDVLRKMEAHKVVLPDEVCYRILMQLCGQYGEPVLSVRVLLEMKRAGIVPNTVTYGYYNKAVLESKWPAGTQSGRLRWAKLRNVVLGAAQFRQPLRQRERRAAAAAPPDGRAPPPPRPSLQRQTTWAGRSLRDPPPAPRLVKSGSLSFPGSTHGEGGRGGLGEPPTIRPPPLPAALDPLPPRLRGPPGSADGSLSDVSFATDESDRADEGPAAGTPRRGLAAKLQQLLSPGKRPSLRPAASAELPTGPRDAAARPRRGSEQRDGEPPPRRSPAETLLRPRERPESTASESSVSLGSELDLSDTSVGSAGVPKSSEPPADGAAGQEPPAVEVLLSSCSRCQGCGALVYDEEVMAGWTSDDSNLNTTCPFCGRSFVPFLSIEIQDFQLPPSSAEDGSLPPPAAQGPVLSDRRRCLALDEAEPELCNGCADAAVPRRSERVAFAYLSPLVLRKELESLVENEGGELLAQAELVDSHPIIYWNLVWYFQRLGLPSNLPRLLLGSRHVASAPQAQPPDSPRVRVRLLWDVLAPEPDGCPPLYVLWRLHSHVPTRLRSWRPHGHPFSLAFLEAVLSHVGLSEVHKAIALFLETLAGPGGPQHLQRSIYREILFLTLAALGRDHMDIAAFDKKYKSAYAKLAGSLGKEELRRRRAQPPSSKALDCRKSFGATLEC from the exons ATGTCGGACGAGAAGCCCCCGCAGCTGGTGGACTACTTCGTGGTGGCCGGCCTGACGGACGCCTCGCGGCCGCTGGAGgaggaaacccagcagcaccgccCGGCGCGCCCCAGCGAGCCCATCACCGACGTGGCCGTCATCATCCGCTCGCAGGGCGAGGAGGTGCCCCACGGCTTCACCTGCATCGAGACCACCACCTCGGGCCACCCCGTCGACCTCAACGCCGGGCTGCTCAACAACCCCCAGATGTTCATCTGCTACAAGCGGGGCCGGGACAAGCCCCCCCTCATCGAGCTGGG GGTGCACTACGAGGGCAAGGACCGCCCGAAGCCGGGCTATAAGATCCTGGACACGACGCCCTACAGCCGCTCGGCCAACCTCAATTCGGGGGGGCCGGGACACCAACGCACCTTCCTGACGTACCGGCGGGCGGCCGAGCCCCACGGCCACAACACGCTGGGGGTCACCGACATCTGCCTCGTCATGCCCAGCAAGGGCGAGAGCCCGCCCCACACCTTCTGCCGGGTGGACAAGAACCTCAACACCAGCATG TGGGGCCCTGCGCTGTTCCTGTGCTACAAGATTGCCATGGCCAAGGCCAACACGCTGGTCTACGAAGCAG gGCTGCTGGGACGCTACCCCGAGCAGGACAGCGAGTCCTTCCCCCTGCCCGAGTCGGTGCCCGTCTTCTGCCTGCCCATGGGGGCCACCATCGAGAGCTGGCCGGCCGACACCAAGTACCCGCTGCCCGTCTTCTCCACCTTCGTGCTGACCGGCGCCTCGGGCGACAAG GTGTACGGCGCAGCCATCCAGTTCCACGAGGCGTTTCCCCGGGAGCGGCTGTCGGAGAAGCAGAGCCTGCGGCTGGGGCTGCTGAGCGTGGTGGACCGACGGCCCGTGGCCGGCCGCTCGCTGCAGACCCGCAAGAGCATCTGCGTCCTCTCCCACTGGCCCTTCTTCGACGTCTTCCGCAAGTTCCTGATGTTCATCTACCGCTACTCCATCTCGGGGCCCCACGTGCTGCCCCTGGAGAC GCACATCTCGCACTTCATGCACAACGTCCCCTTCCCGTCCCCGCAGCGGCCGCGCATCCTGGTGCAG ATGTCCCCGTACGACAACCTGCTGCTCTGCCGGCCCGTGTCCTCCCCGCTGCCGCTCAG CGGCGCCAGCTTCCTGACGCTGCTGCAGAACCTGGGCCCCGACAACGCGGTGGCCCTGCTGGTGGCCGTGCTGACCGAGCAGAAGCTGCTCATCCACTCCCTGCGCCCCGACGTCCTGACCAGCGTGGGCGAAGCCCTGGTGGCG ATGATCTTCCCCCTGCGCTGGCAGTGCCCCTACATCCCGCTGTGCCCGCTGGCGCTGGCTGACGTGCTGTGTGCCCCCGTGCCCTTCATTGTAGGCATCCACTCCAGCTACTTCGACCTCTACGAGCCCCCCCACGACGTCATCTTCGTCGACCTGGACACCAACACCATCTTCCA aagCGAGGAACGCAAGCTGCTGTCCCCGCGCTCCCTGCCCCGCCGGCCCTGCAAGGTGCTGCTGGCCTCGCTGCAcagcctctcccagcagctggACGAGA TGTACAGCGGGCCGGGGGAGGACGCgtcgctggagctgctgctgagcgacgcggcggcggcgcggggtcggcgggcgcagctggagctggaggcgCGGGCGGCCTTCCTGCGGTTCATGGCCTGCGCGCTGCGGGGTTACCGCTCCTTCCTGCGCCCCATCGCCCTggcgcccgccccggccggccgcGACGCCGGCAGCCTCTTCGCCCTGCAGG GGTTCCTCAAGTCCCGGGAGCGGGCGTACCACCGGTTTTACGGGCAGCTGCTGCGCACCCAGCTCTTCACCCAGTTCATCGAGGACTGCTCCTTCGCCAGCGACCGCGACCCCTGCCTGGAGTTTTTCGACACCTGCGTGGATAAG gtgcaggcgGAGCTGGAGAAGCCAGAGGACGCCCCGCTGATGGAGCTGGACgacccccgcggcggggagcACACCGTCTTCATCACCCCCCCCGAGCAGCCGGCGGGGCCTGATGGCGCCGAGCTGCCAGCGCGGTACCG ctACGACGGGTTCCCCACCCTGCGCCCcgagctgctggagcccccccgGGACCCGCTGGTGGCCCAGCTGTGCCAGGCCAGGAGCAGCGCGCCCAGCAGCCCGGCGCCGCGCCGGACCAAGCAG GAGATGAAGGTGGCCCAGCGCGTGGCCCAGAAGTACTCCTCGGTGCCCGACATGTGGGCCAAGTGCCTGCTGGGGCACTGCTATGGGCTCTGGTTCCTCTACCTGCCCACCCAcgtccgcgccgccccggccAAGCTGCGGGCGCTCCAGCTGGCCTACGACGTCCTGCGCAAGATGGAGGCTCACAAAGTGGTGCTGCCGGACGAG gtctgcTACCGCATCCTGATGCAGCTCTGCGGGCAGTACGGGGAGCCGGTGCTCTCGGTGCGGGTGCTGCTGGAGATGAAGCGCGCCGGCATCGTGCCCAACACCGTCACCTACGGCTACTACAACAAg GCGGTGCTGGAGAGCAAATGGCCGGCGGGCACCCAGAGCGGGCGCCTGCGCTGGGCCAAGCTCCGCAacgtggtgctgggggctgcccagtTTCGGCAGCCCCTGCGGCAGCGGGaacgccgcgccgccgccgccgcccccccag AtggccgagcccccccgccgccccgtcccagCCTGCAGCGGCAGACGACCTGGGCCGGGCGCAGcctgcgggacccccccccggccccccggctgGTGAAGAGCGGCAGCCTCAGCTTCCCCGGCAGCACCCACGGtgaggggggccggggcgggctgggGGAGCCCCCCACGATCCGCCCCccacctctccccgcagccctggaCCCGCTGCCCCCCCGGCTGCGGGGTCCCCCCGGCTCGGCCGACGGGAGCCTGTCGGACGTCAGCTTCGCCACGGACGAGAGCGACCGGGCGGAcgaggggccggcggcgggcacgccgcggcgggggctggctgccaagctgcagcagctcttgTCCCCGGGCAAGCGGCCCTCGCTCCGGCCGGCCGCCAGCGCCGAGCTCCCCACCGGCCCCCGGgacgccgctgcccgcccgcgccGGGGGTCCGAGCAGCGGGACGgggagcccccgccgcgccgcagccccgccgagACCCTGCTGCGCCCACGGGAACGCCCCGAATCCACCGCCTCCGAG AGCTCGGTCTCGCTGGGCAGCGAGCTGGACCTGTCGGACACATCGGTGGGCAGCGCCGGCGTCCCCAAGTCCTCCGAGCCGCCGGCCGACGGGGCAGCCGGGCAGGAGCCGCCCGCCGTGGAG GTCCTGCTGTCCAGCTGCTCACGGTGCCAGGGCTGTGGCGCGCTGGTCTACGACGAGGAGGTGATGGCCGGCTGGACCTCCGATGACTCCAACCTCAACACCACCTGCCCCTTCTGCGGCCGCTCCTTCGTCCCCTTCCTCAGCATCGAGATCCAGGACTTCCAGCTGCCCCCCAG CTCCGCCGAGGAcggctccctccctcctcccgccgcgcAGGGACCGGTGCTCAGCGACCGCCGCCGCTGCCTGGCCCTGGATGAGGCCGAGCCCGAGCTCTGCAACGGCTGCGCGGACGCGGCG GTCCCACGGCGGTCGGAACGGGTGGCTTTCGCCTACTTGAGCCCTTTGGTGCTGCGGAAAGAGCTGGAAAGTTTGGTGGAGAACGAAGGCGGGGAGCTGCTGGCGCAGGCGGAGCTGGTGGACAGCCACCCCATCATCTACTGGAACCTCGTCTGGTACTTCCAGCgcctggggctgcccagcaaCCTGCCCCGCCTGCTGCTGGGCTCCCGGCACGTCGCCTCGGCCCCACAG GCGCAGCCCCCCGACTCCCCGCGCGTGCGCGTGCGGCTGCTCTGGGACGTGCTGGCCCCCGAGCCCGATGGCTGCCCCCCGCTTTACGTCCTCTGGCGGCTTCACA GTCACGTCCCCACCCGGCTGCGGTCCTGGCGGCCCCACGGCCACCCCTTCTCGCTGGCCTTCCTCGAGGCCGTGCTGAGCCACGTCGGGCTGAGCGAGGTGCACAAAGCCATCGCCCTCTTCCTCGAGACGCTGGCGGGCCCGGGCGGCCCCCAGCACCTGCAGAG GAGCATCTACCGGGAAATCCTCTTCCTCACGCTGGCAGCGCTGGGCAGGGACCACATGGACATCG CCGCCTTCGACAAGAAGTACAAGTCGGCCTACGCCAAGCTGGCGGGGAGCCTGGGCAAGGAggagctgcggcggcggcgggcgcagccccccagctccaaAGCCCTCGACTGCCGCAAGAGCTTCGGGGCCACCCTCGAGTGCTAg